From one Staphylococcus kloosii genomic stretch:
- a CDS encoding GolD/DthD family dehydrogenase, with product MNEFKGFDINFNITDKVAIVTGGASGIGEAITDLYVQKGAIVAVIDLKDDVEDIEHRKANVFGFKCNITNAEQVEATVHAIKEKFGRIDILVNSAGVALLDKAKDISAELWDKTIDLNLTASFKLAQIVGRILIEQNEGGKIINMASQNALIALDNHIAYGATKAAIVNVTKSLAYEWAQYGINVNSIAPTIVATELSDKAWVGEKRQEQLDSIPLGRFGDPSEVAAVALFLASDATNFITGENIVIDGGNTIK from the coding sequence ATGAATGAATTTAAAGGTTTTGATATTAATTTTAATATTACAGACAAGGTCGCCATCGTTACTGGAGGTGCAAGTGGTATCGGTGAAGCCATTACCGATTTATATGTCCAAAAAGGTGCTATAGTCGCCGTTATCGATTTAAAAGATGACGTGGAGGATATTGAACACCGTAAGGCTAATGTTTTTGGCTTTAAATGTAATATCACAAATGCCGAACAAGTAGAAGCAACTGTACATGCAATTAAAGAAAAATTCGGCAGAATAGATATACTAGTAAATAGCGCTGGTGTTGCACTACTTGATAAGGCAAAAGACATATCTGCTGAATTGTGGGACAAGACAATTGATTTAAACCTTACTGCGTCATTTAAACTGGCTCAAATCGTTGGACGTATCTTAATCGAACAAAATGAAGGTGGCAAAATTATCAACATGGCCAGCCAAAATGCGTTAATAGCCTTAGATAATCATATCGCTTATGGCGCAACTAAAGCTGCTATAGTTAATGTAACTAAAAGCTTAGCCTATGAATGGGCACAATACGGTATTAATGTTAACTCTATCGCACCAACCATTGTCGCTACTGAGTTAAGCGATAAAGCATGGGTAGGCGAAAAACGCCAGGAGCAACTTGATAGCATACCTTTAGGCAGATTTGGCGACCCATCTGAAGTAGCTGCCGTAGCATTATTTTTAGCAAGCGACGCTACTAACTTTATTACAGGCGAAAACATCGTCATTGATGGTGGAAACACAATAAAATAA
- a CDS encoding MDR family MFS transporter has protein sequence MEDLNQRNKTLLIAILMVGSFVAILNQTLMTTALPSIMRQMDLSSSTVQWLTSIFMLVNGIMIPITAFLTQRFTTRTLYFAALTFFIVGSVICVATDQFGVILAGRAVQAMGAGIMMPLMQTVLFLVYPSDKRGQAMGMFGLVVGFAPAIGPTLSGWVVSQYSWKVIFYILLIVAIVDLLFAIKFVKNVTDVTKPKLDKMSVTLSTLGFAALLFGFSEAGNLGWTHPLIYSMIIVGILILTLFVLKQLRMEKPFLNVRVFTYKSFTMNMILVCIVFISFIGSQTVLSFYLQDLHGYSPLKSGLALMPGGIITGILSPVTGRIFDKYGGKLLSIVGVSIVVITSFAFTQLNAHTSFAYVTTFFAISLAANAMVFNPLTTAALNNLSRDLVPHGTSMNNTMRQVGAAMGSAMLVTVMNTAILNPHKYGIDGLVHGVRVAYIVICVIAVIGLILAIFNPTSKKGYSES, from the coding sequence TTGGAAGATTTAAATCAACGTAATAAAACACTGCTTATAGCCATTCTAATGGTAGGCTCATTTGTAGCCATTTTAAATCAAACATTAATGACTACGGCATTGCCTAGTATCATGAGGCAAATGGATTTATCTAGTAGTACCGTACAATGGCTGACATCAATCTTTATGTTAGTAAACGGTATTATGATTCCTATCACTGCATTTTTAACACAACGTTTTACAACCAGAACGTTATATTTTGCAGCGCTAACATTTTTTATAGTAGGTTCTGTAATATGCGTTGCAACTGATCAATTTGGTGTGATACTTGCAGGTCGTGCCGTTCAAGCTATGGGTGCGGGCATAATGATGCCATTAATGCAAACGGTCTTGTTCTTAGTTTATCCCTCAGATAAGAGGGGTCAAGCTATGGGAATGTTTGGCTTAGTTGTAGGCTTTGCGCCTGCTATTGGTCCAACTTTATCTGGTTGGGTCGTTTCTCAATATAGTTGGAAAGTTATTTTCTACATTTTATTAATCGTAGCTATAGTAGATTTATTATTTGCTATAAAATTTGTAAAAAACGTAACCGATGTGACAAAACCAAAACTCGACAAAATGTCAGTAACGTTATCGACGTTAGGTTTCGCTGCTTTATTATTTGGATTTAGTGAGGCAGGTAACCTTGGATGGACTCATCCTTTAATTTATTCGATGATTATCGTAGGTATTCTTATCTTAACGTTATTCGTACTAAAACAATTACGTATGGAAAAACCATTTCTTAACGTTCGCGTGTTTACTTATAAATCATTTACGATGAACATGATTTTAGTATGTATCGTGTTTATTTCATTTATCGGTAGCCAAACGGTGCTGTCATTTTATTTACAAGATTTACATGGTTATTCACCATTAAAATCAGGACTAGCGCTTATGCCTGGCGGAATTATCACAGGTATACTCTCTCCAGTTACTGGAAGAATATTTGATAAATATGGCGGTAAGTTATTATCTATCGTGGGCGTATCAATTGTTGTTATTACATCGTTCGCATTTACACAACTCAATGCGCACACGTCTTTCGCTTATGTAACAACGTTCTTTGCTATTTCATTAGCAGCAAATGCTATGGTGTTTAACCCGCTAACTACAGCAGCGTTGAATAATTTATCACGTGATTTAGTTCCACATGGAACATCTATGAATAATACGATGCGCCAAGTAGGGGCTGCAATGGGTTCTGCAATGCTCGTAACAGTAATGAATACGGCAATATTAAATCCACATAAATATGGTATCGATGGTTTAGTGCACGGTGTTCGCGTGGCTTACATCGTCATTTGTGTAATCGCCGTGATTGGTTTAATATTAGCTATCTTTAATCCAACATCTAAAAAAGGTTATTCTGAATCTTAA
- a CDS encoding antibiotic biosynthesis monooxygenase family protein — MLKNEEHQIALEQVENQVTITKFNETQQYDILEQINEVPQNGYAILNHLYVNPGFEADFEQVFLNRDQHLQDVEGFQSLLFLKPQIEHLHYVIVTIWTDEVAYKNWQASNAYKGSHKNRGTHKGADKNIVNRDLSFNIGINLYGNV; from the coding sequence ATGTTGAAAAACGAAGAGCATCAAATTGCTTTAGAACAGGTAGAAAATCAAGTAACGATAACTAAATTTAATGAAACGCAGCAATATGATATTTTAGAACAAATTAATGAAGTACCTCAAAATGGTTATGCAATATTAAACCACTTGTATGTAAATCCAGGTTTTGAAGCGGATTTTGAGCAAGTATTTCTAAATCGCGACCAACATTTACAGGACGTTGAAGGTTTCCAAAGTTTATTATTTTTAAAACCGCAAATTGAGCATTTGCATTATGTAATAGTGACGATTTGGACTGATGAAGTAGCTTATAAAAATTGGCAAGCATCTAATGCTTACAAAGGATCTCACAAAAACAGAGGAACGCATAAAGGTGCGGATAAAAATATAGTTAATAGGGATTTATCGTTCAATATTGGTATAAATTTATATGGTAATGTATAA